In Verrucomicrobiota bacterium, the following proteins share a genomic window:
- a CDS encoding helix-turn-helix transcriptional regulator, with protein sequence MPRRRKSYVAPVGETAIGDRLRQLRLRRGMTQVELAKELGITQSAVSDYEKGEARMHAALVAAFAKALHVSTDQILGFEKPPDNGHVKDRRFLRRLERIDQLSKRDRQSLLNTIDAYLAKV encoded by the coding sequence GTGCCCCGCAGACGTAAGAGCTACGTTGCCCCCGTGGGCGAGACCGCCATCGGTGACCGTCTTCGACAGTTGCGCTTGCGACGAGGCATGACTCAGGTCGAGCTCGCCAAGGAACTGGGAATCACTCAGTCCGCCGTTTCCGACTACGAGAAGGGCGAGGCTCGGATGCACGCCGCACTCGTGGCGGCCTTCGCCAAAGCACTGCACGTCTCGACCGATCAGATCCTCGGCTTCGAGAAGCCGCCCGACAATGGCCACGTCAAGGATCGCCGCTTCCTGCGACGGCTAGAGCGCATCGACCAGTTGTCCAAGCGCGACCGACAAAGTCTCCTCAATACGATCGACGCGTACCTCGCGAAGGTTTGA